A stretch of DNA from Candidatus Bathyarchaeia archaeon:
GCTGTGATGTGGCTGTCATAATTTCGGATACGCATGGCAGACCCCTAAGAGAAGGCGAAATAAATGTTGCTGTTGGCGTTTCAGGTTTGAAGCCTATAAGAGATCGTAGGGGCGAAAAGGACTTGTTTGGTTATGTTTTGCGGGTTAAGCAGACAGCCGTTGCCGATGAGCTCTGCTCGGCGGCGGAGCTTGTTATTGGGCAGGCGGATGAGGGGGTTCCAGCGGCTATAATCCGAGGCTATAAATACATAAAATCCGAAGATGCGAGGGCTACAGAGCTTATTAGACCAAGGGAAAAGGACCTGTTCCTCTAAAAAGACGGGGAGTGTGATGCCAATTGTTTAGTAAAGGTGTATCGCTCAAGGAGGCTGAAGGCTTAGAAGTAATATGTTTAATGGACAACTGTGTGGACTTCACCTCATCCATTAACCGGTCGGAAGTCCAAGGTGTTCGGAGCTGGGTTGCAAAGCGCATGGGTAAGGAATGGTTTGAAAGGAATTTTCGTCTACCAATAGCTGAGCATGGCTTGTCAATGCTTGTTACAGTGTCTTATGGTGGGAAGTCGCACACTTTGCTCTTTGATACTGGTGTAAGCCCACAAGGAGCTGTTTCAAACGCGTGTGGCATGGGCATAAACATGGGGCAGATTGAGGCTATTGTCTTGTCTCATGGGCACTATGACCATTTCGGCGGACTGCAAAGCTTCGTAAAAGCCATTGGTAAGGAAAACCTGCCAATAATAGTGCACGAGGACATGTTCAAAACAAGGGGGGTAGTCGCTCCTGATGGTTCTATTAGGCGATATCCAGAATTCCCGAAAGAGAACCAAATCCTTCCGGCAAAATTCGTGGAAACGAGGGAGCCTTACTTTTTGGCTGACGGTGCGGTTCTTGTGACCGGCGAAATACCTAGAAAAACGGATTTTGAGAGGGGCTATACACAGCAGCGAGCCTTTGTTGATGGAGAGTGGCAACCAGACCCCTGGGTTTGGGACGACCGTGCACTGGCTGTTCACGTGGAAAACAAGGGGCTTGTCATACTTTCTGGGTGCGCCCACGCTGGGATAGTTAACACGGTGCTTTATATCAGGCAAATCACTGGAATCGAAAGAGTTTACGCCATAATTGGCGGTTTCCACCTGTCTGGGAAGGATTGCGAAGAGCGTATAGACAGAACTGTGGAGGCGCTTAAACCGTTAAAGCCGGAATTGGTTGCGCCTATGCATTGCACTGGTTGGAAAGGCGCTTTTGCGATGGTAAAAGCCATGCCTGAAGCCTTTGTATGGAACAGTGTTGGAAACCTTTACACTTTCTAAAATCTTTGCAGAGGCTTGTGCGTTTTTAGAAGCTAAAAATTTAAAAGTGAGATTTTGAAAATAAAGCATTCCAAAATTGTGGAGTTGAAATCCGGTGATAAGGGAGAAAAGGCAAACTCCTTTCTTTAGAAGGAAGCTTGAACCGATAGAGGTTAAAACCCCAAAGAAAATCTCGGAACTGCTTGCGGAAATGGCTAAAACTGGTTTTCAAGGCAGAAAACTGGGCGAAGTTGTCGAAGTTTGGGAGGAAATGCTCAAAGACGACGTTGTAATCTTTTTCGGGTATGCCGGTTCCATGAGCACCACTGGACAGTGGAAAATTGTTAACTGGCTTATTGAAAAACGCTTTATCGACGTTATTGTTTCCACAGGCGCAAACATATCTGAAGACATTTTGGAAGCTATGGGAGGCACTTACTGGCAGGGGCACCACATGGTGGATGACCACCAACTTTTACAATATAAAATTGACCGTTTTTACGATGTTTTTGCAGACGAGCTTGAATACCGCCAAATGGAAAGCCTAATCGCCAACTTCATGAAAAAGTTAAGCCCAAACCGCAAATATTCCTCAGCTGAGTTTCTCCACCTTTTCGGGAAAGAGCTTTCACAGATGGGGATTAAAAGCATAATTGCAACAGCCTACGAGAACAAAGTGCCAGTTTTCTGCCCAGCCATAGTTGACAGCGGCTATGGAATCGCCTACCTCCTAAACAGGAAACTTGA
This window harbors:
- a CDS encoding MBL fold metallo-hydrolase, coding for MFSKGVSLKEAEGLEVICLMDNCVDFTSSINRSEVQGVRSWVAKRMGKEWFERNFRLPIAEHGLSMLVTVSYGGKSHTLLFDTGVSPQGAVSNACGMGINMGQIEAIVLSHGHYDHFGGLQSFVKAIGKENLPIIVHEDMFKTRGVVAPDGSIRRYPEFPKENQILPAKFVETREPYFLADGAVLVTGEIPRKTDFERGYTQQRAFVDGEWQPDPWVWDDRALAVHVENKGLVILSGCAHAGIVNTVLYIRQITGIERVYAIIGGFHLSGKDCEERIDRTVEALKPLKPELVAPMHCTGWKGAFAMVKAMPEAFVWNSVGNLYTF
- a CDS encoding deoxyhypusine synthase — protein: MIREKRQTPFFRRKLEPIEVKTPKKISELLAEMAKTGFQGRKLGEVVEVWEEMLKDDVVIFFGYAGSMSTTGQWKIVNWLIEKRFIDVIVSTGANISEDILEAMGGTYWQGHHMVDDHQLLQYKIDRFYDVFADELEYRQMESLIANFMKKLSPNRKYSSAEFLHLFGKELSQMGIKSIIATAYENKVPVFCPAIVDSGYGIAYLLNRKLESNFDITIDQMRDFEQLVDIKAKAAPESAVIYIGGGVPKDFIQLTTVGRSLTESRKYERTYPHKYAIQITTDAPHWGGLSGCTFEEAISWGKEAKEGRNVQCYCDATIALPIVVHALAEKIDKRAKAPDLSWLFKGLE